A window of Thalassophryne amazonica chromosome 21, fThaAma1.1, whole genome shotgun sequence contains these coding sequences:
- the zgc:153284 gene encoding SH3 domain-binding glutamic acid-rich-like protein 3, whose amino-acid sequence MSDDCYQKASGDTGVVILYWASVTSSLETKKNQSRIRSVLESKNIPFKCVDVTQNASDKELMRKKAGDSKALPPQLCKGNVYLGDYNAFENAVENEDLEAFLKL is encoded by the exons ATGTCTGATGATTGTTACCAGAAAGCTTCTGGAGACACAGGAGTTGTCATCTTGTATTGGGCCAGTGTAACCAGCAGTTTAGAG ACAAAGAAAAATCAGAGCAGAATCCGTTCTGTGCTAGAATCCAAGAACATCCCCTTCAAATGTGTGGACGTAACTCAGAATGCCAGCGACAAGGAATTAATGAGGAAGAAAGCGGGCGACTCAAAAGCACTGCCTCCTCAACTCTGCAAGGGGAATGTCTACCTTGGA GATTATAATGCATTTGAAAATGCAGTTGAGAATGAAGATTTGGAAGCTTTCCTCAAACTCTGA